From Phyllopteryx taeniolatus isolate TA_2022b chromosome 18, UOR_Ptae_1.2, whole genome shotgun sequence, the proteins below share one genomic window:
- the lbr gene encoding delta(14)-sterol reductase LBR isoform X7 → MDGYSTRTMPSVKYHRGDTVMGRWPGSNLYYEVKVLGFEAKSQLYTVIYKDGTELELKEQDIRVGPELTNSSGFQPRSRSRSRSPGRRRSRSRSPARNTRRSSSRAAAAVAAAAITESAPLSRRDSKLKEMVEVRLSPLQQPTLAAENNSNNKHENKDENNTAKKVNESEAKMEPEPEKNQNRYNLRRRKDDGEAKPQNLEITKVVTAPAVMVSNQLDFGGKIGFFAIVTSAAVVAAAVYQGVDVTYVHSHFLQLAVATFFLSVLLSVYLYIRSRYAPPDQQALGGSSGNVIYDFFKGHELNPRIQNFDLKFFCEMRPGLIGWCLINFAFALAEMKQQGLDTPSYAMILVNVCQLIYVVDGLWNEEAILTTMDLMHDGFGFMLAFGDLVWVPFTYTLQAYYLVSHPNPLSLSAVAAIVLLKLIGFYIFRKSNSEKNAFRRNPSDPKLSYLKTIPTATGKSLLVSGWWGVVRHPNYLGDLIMALAWSIPCGFGHLLPWYYMIYFIILLVHRDSRDMSDCRRKYGSAWDEYCRTVRYRIVPRVY, encoded by the exons atggatggatacagtacacgg ACAATGCCGAGTGTGAAGTACCATCGAGGGGACACGGTGATGGGCCGCTGGCCTGGCAGCAACCTATACTATGAAGTGAAGGTGCTGGGCTTTGaagccaaaagtcagctgtaCACAGTCATCTACAAGGACGGAACTGAGCTCGAGCTCAAGGAGCAGGACATCAGGGTAGGACCAGAACttaca aattcTTCTGGTTTCCAGCCGCGGTCCCGCTCTCGTTCCCGATCGCCGGGCCGCCGCCGCAGCCGCTCCCGCTCCCCGGCGAGAAACACGCGGCGCTCTTCCTcgcgggcggcggcggcggtcgcCGCCGCGGCAATAACAGAGAGCGCACCGTTGTCACGCAGGGATTCAAAGTTGAAGGAAATGGTTGAAGTCAGACTCAGTCCTCTG CAGCAACCCACACTGGctgctgagaacaatagcaacAATAAGCATGAAAACAAAGACGAGAATAACACTGCAAAGAAAGTAAATGAG TCCGAGGCAAAGATGGAGCCAGAGCCTGAGAAGAACCAGAATCGTTACAATCTGCGCCGCAGAAAGGACGATGGTGAGGCCAAACCTCAAAATCTGGAGATTACCAAGGTGGTTACGGCTCCTGCTGTGATGGTCTCGAACCAACTTGACTTTGGGGGCAAAATTG GTTTCTTTGCCATTGTGACGAGTGCTGCGGTGGTTGCTGCAGCCGTCTATCAGGGAGTTGACGTCACCTACGTCCACAGCCATTTCTTGCAACTTGCTGTGGCTACCTTCTTCCTCTCCGTCCTGCTAAGCGTCTATCTGTACATCCGCTCCCGCTACGCACCCCCAGACCAGCAGGCGCTTGGGGGGAGCTCGG gGAATGTGATTTATGACTTCTTTAAGGGACATGAACTCAATCCCCGCATTCAaaattttgatttgaaattcTTCTGTGAGATGCGTCCGGGACTCATCGGCTGG TGCTTAATCAACTTTGCGTTCGCGCTGGCAGAGATGAAGCAGCAGGGTTTGGACACGCCATCCTATGCCATGATCCTCGTAAATGTCTGCCAGCTGATCTATGTAGTAGATGGCCTCTGGAATGAG GAGGCCATCTTGACCACCATGGACTTGATGCATGATGGCTTTGGCTTCATGCTGGCTTTTGGAGATCTGGTGTGGGTGCCTTTTACCTATACCCTGCAGGCCTATTATCTGGTCAGCCACCCAAACCCACTGAGCCTCTCAGCCGTTGCtgccattgtcttgctcaaAC TTATTGGCTTCTACATCTTTAGGAAATCCAACTCTGAGAAAAACGCCTTCAGGAGAAACCCATCAGACCCCAAACTGTCCT ACCTGAAGACCATTCCCACAGCAACAGGAAAGAGTCTGCTGGTGTCTGGTTGGTGGGGGGTCGTCCGTCACCCCAACTACTTGGGAGACCTCATCATGGCTCTGGCCTGGTCAATACCCTGCG GCTTCGGTCATTTGCTGCCATGGTACTACATGATCTACTTCATCATCCTGCTGGTGCACCGGGACTCTCGGGACATGAGCGATTGCAGGAGGAAGTACGGCTCGGCTTGGGACGAATACTGCCGAACGGTCCGCTACCGGATCGTCCCCCGTGTCTACTGA
- the lbr gene encoding delta(14)-sterol reductase LBR isoform X1 has translation MDGYSTRTMPSVKYHRGDTVMGRWPGSNLYYEVKVLGFEAKSQLYTVIYKDGTELELKEQDIRVGPELTNSSGFQPRSRSRSRSPGRRRSRSRSPARNTRRSSSRAAAAVAAAAITESAPLSRRDSKLKEMVEVRLSPLQQPTLAAENNSNNKHENKDENNTAKKVNESEAKMEPEPEKNQNRYNLRRRKDDGEAKPQNLEITKVVTAPAVMVSNQLDFGGKIGAYFWLLFLPSWVLFVVLQVNLDDPSLINFPPPLPPLEAFWEARALGFVVLWILFQVLLYILPVGKLSEGMPLMSGERLKYRTNGFFAIVTSAAVVAAAVYQGVDVTYVHSHFLQLAVATFFLSVLLSVYLYIRSRYAPPDQQALGGSSGNVIYDFFKGHELNPRIQNFDLKFFCEMRPGLIGWCLINFAFALAEMKQQGLDTPSYAMILVNVCQLIYVVDGLWNEEAILTTMDLMHDGFGFMLAFGDLVWVPFTYTLQAYYLVSHPNPLSLSAVAAIVLLKLIGFYIFRKSNSEKNAFRRNPSDPKLSYLKTIPTATGKSLLVSGWWGVVRHPNYLGDLIMALAWSIPCGFGHLLPWYYMIYFIILLVHRDSRDMSDCRRKYGSAWDEYCRTVRYRIVPRVY, from the exons atggatggatacagtacacgg ACAATGCCGAGTGTGAAGTACCATCGAGGGGACACGGTGATGGGCCGCTGGCCTGGCAGCAACCTATACTATGAAGTGAAGGTGCTGGGCTTTGaagccaaaagtcagctgtaCACAGTCATCTACAAGGACGGAACTGAGCTCGAGCTCAAGGAGCAGGACATCAGGGTAGGACCAGAACttaca aattcTTCTGGTTTCCAGCCGCGGTCCCGCTCTCGTTCCCGATCGCCGGGCCGCCGCCGCAGCCGCTCCCGCTCCCCGGCGAGAAACACGCGGCGCTCTTCCTcgcgggcggcggcggcggtcgcCGCCGCGGCAATAACAGAGAGCGCACCGTTGTCACGCAGGGATTCAAAGTTGAAGGAAATGGTTGAAGTCAGACTCAGTCCTCTG CAGCAACCCACACTGGctgctgagaacaatagcaacAATAAGCATGAAAACAAAGACGAGAATAACACTGCAAAGAAAGTAAATGAG TCCGAGGCAAAGATGGAGCCAGAGCCTGAGAAGAACCAGAATCGTTACAATCTGCGCCGCAGAAAGGACGATGGTGAGGCCAAACCTCAAAATCTGGAGATTACCAAGGTGGTTACGGCTCCTGCTGTGATGGTCTCGAACCAACTTGACTTTGGGGGCAAAATTG GGGCATACTTCTGGCTGCTCTTCTTGCCATCCTGGGTTCTTTTTGTGGTTCTTCAAGTCAACTTGGACGACCCCAGCTTAATTAACTTCCCACCCCCTCTACCCCCCCTTGAAGCTTTCTGGGAGGCTCGGGCTCTAGGTTTTGTTGTCCTGTGGATCTTATTCCAGGTCCTGCTCTATATCCTGCCTGTGGGAAAG CTAAGTGAGGGCATGCCACTTATGTCTGGTGAGAGGCTGAAGTACAGAACCAACG GTTTCTTTGCCATTGTGACGAGTGCTGCGGTGGTTGCTGCAGCCGTCTATCAGGGAGTTGACGTCACCTACGTCCACAGCCATTTCTTGCAACTTGCTGTGGCTACCTTCTTCCTCTCCGTCCTGCTAAGCGTCTATCTGTACATCCGCTCCCGCTACGCACCCCCAGACCAGCAGGCGCTTGGGGGGAGCTCGG gGAATGTGATTTATGACTTCTTTAAGGGACATGAACTCAATCCCCGCATTCAaaattttgatttgaaattcTTCTGTGAGATGCGTCCGGGACTCATCGGCTGG TGCTTAATCAACTTTGCGTTCGCGCTGGCAGAGATGAAGCAGCAGGGTTTGGACACGCCATCCTATGCCATGATCCTCGTAAATGTCTGCCAGCTGATCTATGTAGTAGATGGCCTCTGGAATGAG GAGGCCATCTTGACCACCATGGACTTGATGCATGATGGCTTTGGCTTCATGCTGGCTTTTGGAGATCTGGTGTGGGTGCCTTTTACCTATACCCTGCAGGCCTATTATCTGGTCAGCCACCCAAACCCACTGAGCCTCTCAGCCGTTGCtgccattgtcttgctcaaAC TTATTGGCTTCTACATCTTTAGGAAATCCAACTCTGAGAAAAACGCCTTCAGGAGAAACCCATCAGACCCCAAACTGTCCT ACCTGAAGACCATTCCCACAGCAACAGGAAAGAGTCTGCTGGTGTCTGGTTGGTGGGGGGTCGTCCGTCACCCCAACTACTTGGGAGACCTCATCATGGCTCTGGCCTGGTCAATACCCTGCG GCTTCGGTCATTTGCTGCCATGGTACTACATGATCTACTTCATCATCCTGCTGGTGCACCGGGACTCTCGGGACATGAGCGATTGCAGGAGGAAGTACGGCTCGGCTTGGGACGAATACTGCCGAACGGTCCGCTACCGGATCGTCCCCCGTGTCTACTGA
- the lbr gene encoding delta(14)-sterol reductase LBR isoform X3 codes for MDGYSTRTMPSVKYHRGDTVMGRWPGSNLYYEVKVLGFEAKSQLYTVIYKDGTELELKEQDIRNSSGFQPRSRSRSRSPGRRRSRSRSPARNTRRSSSRAAAAVAAAAITESAPLSRRDSKLKEMVEVRLSPLQQPTLAAENNSNNKHENKDENNTAKKVNESEAKMEPEPEKNQNRYNLRRRKDDGEAKPQNLEITKVVTAPAVMVSNQLDFGGKIGAYFWLLFLPSWVLFVVLQVNLDDPSLINFPPPLPPLEAFWEARALGFVVLWILFQVLLYILPVGKLSEGMPLMSGERLKYRTNGFFAIVTSAAVVAAAVYQGVDVTYVHSHFLQLAVATFFLSVLLSVYLYIRSRYAPPDQQALGGSSGNVIYDFFKGHELNPRIQNFDLKFFCEMRPGLIGWCLINFAFALAEMKQQGLDTPSYAMILVNVCQLIYVVDGLWNEEAILTTMDLMHDGFGFMLAFGDLVWVPFTYTLQAYYLVSHPNPLSLSAVAAIVLLKLIGFYIFRKSNSEKNAFRRNPSDPKLSYLKTIPTATGKSLLVSGWWGVVRHPNYLGDLIMALAWSIPCGFGHLLPWYYMIYFIILLVHRDSRDMSDCRRKYGSAWDEYCRTVRYRIVPRVY; via the exons atggatggatacagtacacgg ACAATGCCGAGTGTGAAGTACCATCGAGGGGACACGGTGATGGGCCGCTGGCCTGGCAGCAACCTATACTATGAAGTGAAGGTGCTGGGCTTTGaagccaaaagtcagctgtaCACAGTCATCTACAAGGACGGAACTGAGCTCGAGCTCAAGGAGCAGGACATCAGG aattcTTCTGGTTTCCAGCCGCGGTCCCGCTCTCGTTCCCGATCGCCGGGCCGCCGCCGCAGCCGCTCCCGCTCCCCGGCGAGAAACACGCGGCGCTCTTCCTcgcgggcggcggcggcggtcgcCGCCGCGGCAATAACAGAGAGCGCACCGTTGTCACGCAGGGATTCAAAGTTGAAGGAAATGGTTGAAGTCAGACTCAGTCCTCTG CAGCAACCCACACTGGctgctgagaacaatagcaacAATAAGCATGAAAACAAAGACGAGAATAACACTGCAAAGAAAGTAAATGAG TCCGAGGCAAAGATGGAGCCAGAGCCTGAGAAGAACCAGAATCGTTACAATCTGCGCCGCAGAAAGGACGATGGTGAGGCCAAACCTCAAAATCTGGAGATTACCAAGGTGGTTACGGCTCCTGCTGTGATGGTCTCGAACCAACTTGACTTTGGGGGCAAAATTG GGGCATACTTCTGGCTGCTCTTCTTGCCATCCTGGGTTCTTTTTGTGGTTCTTCAAGTCAACTTGGACGACCCCAGCTTAATTAACTTCCCACCCCCTCTACCCCCCCTTGAAGCTTTCTGGGAGGCTCGGGCTCTAGGTTTTGTTGTCCTGTGGATCTTATTCCAGGTCCTGCTCTATATCCTGCCTGTGGGAAAG CTAAGTGAGGGCATGCCACTTATGTCTGGTGAGAGGCTGAAGTACAGAACCAACG GTTTCTTTGCCATTGTGACGAGTGCTGCGGTGGTTGCTGCAGCCGTCTATCAGGGAGTTGACGTCACCTACGTCCACAGCCATTTCTTGCAACTTGCTGTGGCTACCTTCTTCCTCTCCGTCCTGCTAAGCGTCTATCTGTACATCCGCTCCCGCTACGCACCCCCAGACCAGCAGGCGCTTGGGGGGAGCTCGG gGAATGTGATTTATGACTTCTTTAAGGGACATGAACTCAATCCCCGCATTCAaaattttgatttgaaattcTTCTGTGAGATGCGTCCGGGACTCATCGGCTGG TGCTTAATCAACTTTGCGTTCGCGCTGGCAGAGATGAAGCAGCAGGGTTTGGACACGCCATCCTATGCCATGATCCTCGTAAATGTCTGCCAGCTGATCTATGTAGTAGATGGCCTCTGGAATGAG GAGGCCATCTTGACCACCATGGACTTGATGCATGATGGCTTTGGCTTCATGCTGGCTTTTGGAGATCTGGTGTGGGTGCCTTTTACCTATACCCTGCAGGCCTATTATCTGGTCAGCCACCCAAACCCACTGAGCCTCTCAGCCGTTGCtgccattgtcttgctcaaAC TTATTGGCTTCTACATCTTTAGGAAATCCAACTCTGAGAAAAACGCCTTCAGGAGAAACCCATCAGACCCCAAACTGTCCT ACCTGAAGACCATTCCCACAGCAACAGGAAAGAGTCTGCTGGTGTCTGGTTGGTGGGGGGTCGTCCGTCACCCCAACTACTTGGGAGACCTCATCATGGCTCTGGCCTGGTCAATACCCTGCG GCTTCGGTCATTTGCTGCCATGGTACTACATGATCTACTTCATCATCCTGCTGGTGCACCGGGACTCTCGGGACATGAGCGATTGCAGGAGGAAGTACGGCTCGGCTTGGGACGAATACTGCCGAACGGTCCGCTACCGGATCGTCCCCCGTGTCTACTGA
- the lbr gene encoding delta(14)-sterol reductase LBR isoform X6, translating to MDGYSTRTMPSVKYHRGDTVMGRWPGSNLYYEVKVLGFEAKSQLYTVIYKDGTELELKEQDIRVGPELTNSSGFQPRSRSRSRSPGRRRSRSRSPARNTRRSSSRAAAAVAAAAITESAPLSRRDSKLKEMVEVRLSPLSEAKMEPEPEKNQNRYNLRRRKDDGEAKPQNLEITKVVTAPAVMVSNQLDFGGKIGAYFWLLFLPSWVLFVVLQVNLDDPSLINFPPPLPPLEAFWEARALGFVVLWILFQVLLYILPVGKLSEGMPLMSGERLKYRTNGFFAIVTSAAVVAAAVYQGVDVTYVHSHFLQLAVATFFLSVLLSVYLYIRSRYAPPDQQALGGSSGNVIYDFFKGHELNPRIQNFDLKFFCEMRPGLIGWCLINFAFALAEMKQQGLDTPSYAMILVNVCQLIYVVDGLWNEEAILTTMDLMHDGFGFMLAFGDLVWVPFTYTLQAYYLVSHPNPLSLSAVAAIVLLKLIGFYIFRKSNSEKNAFRRNPSDPKLSYLKTIPTATGKSLLVSGWWGVVRHPNYLGDLIMALAWSIPCGFGHLLPWYYMIYFIILLVHRDSRDMSDCRRKYGSAWDEYCRTVRYRIVPRVY from the exons atggatggatacagtacacgg ACAATGCCGAGTGTGAAGTACCATCGAGGGGACACGGTGATGGGCCGCTGGCCTGGCAGCAACCTATACTATGAAGTGAAGGTGCTGGGCTTTGaagccaaaagtcagctgtaCACAGTCATCTACAAGGACGGAACTGAGCTCGAGCTCAAGGAGCAGGACATCAGGGTAGGACCAGAACttaca aattcTTCTGGTTTCCAGCCGCGGTCCCGCTCTCGTTCCCGATCGCCGGGCCGCCGCCGCAGCCGCTCCCGCTCCCCGGCGAGAAACACGCGGCGCTCTTCCTcgcgggcggcggcggcggtcgcCGCCGCGGCAATAACAGAGAGCGCACCGTTGTCACGCAGGGATTCAAAGTTGAAGGAAATGGTTGAAGTCAGACTCAGTCCTCTG TCCGAGGCAAAGATGGAGCCAGAGCCTGAGAAGAACCAGAATCGTTACAATCTGCGCCGCAGAAAGGACGATGGTGAGGCCAAACCTCAAAATCTGGAGATTACCAAGGTGGTTACGGCTCCTGCTGTGATGGTCTCGAACCAACTTGACTTTGGGGGCAAAATTG GGGCATACTTCTGGCTGCTCTTCTTGCCATCCTGGGTTCTTTTTGTGGTTCTTCAAGTCAACTTGGACGACCCCAGCTTAATTAACTTCCCACCCCCTCTACCCCCCCTTGAAGCTTTCTGGGAGGCTCGGGCTCTAGGTTTTGTTGTCCTGTGGATCTTATTCCAGGTCCTGCTCTATATCCTGCCTGTGGGAAAG CTAAGTGAGGGCATGCCACTTATGTCTGGTGAGAGGCTGAAGTACAGAACCAACG GTTTCTTTGCCATTGTGACGAGTGCTGCGGTGGTTGCTGCAGCCGTCTATCAGGGAGTTGACGTCACCTACGTCCACAGCCATTTCTTGCAACTTGCTGTGGCTACCTTCTTCCTCTCCGTCCTGCTAAGCGTCTATCTGTACATCCGCTCCCGCTACGCACCCCCAGACCAGCAGGCGCTTGGGGGGAGCTCGG gGAATGTGATTTATGACTTCTTTAAGGGACATGAACTCAATCCCCGCATTCAaaattttgatttgaaattcTTCTGTGAGATGCGTCCGGGACTCATCGGCTGG TGCTTAATCAACTTTGCGTTCGCGCTGGCAGAGATGAAGCAGCAGGGTTTGGACACGCCATCCTATGCCATGATCCTCGTAAATGTCTGCCAGCTGATCTATGTAGTAGATGGCCTCTGGAATGAG GAGGCCATCTTGACCACCATGGACTTGATGCATGATGGCTTTGGCTTCATGCTGGCTTTTGGAGATCTGGTGTGGGTGCCTTTTACCTATACCCTGCAGGCCTATTATCTGGTCAGCCACCCAAACCCACTGAGCCTCTCAGCCGTTGCtgccattgtcttgctcaaAC TTATTGGCTTCTACATCTTTAGGAAATCCAACTCTGAGAAAAACGCCTTCAGGAGAAACCCATCAGACCCCAAACTGTCCT ACCTGAAGACCATTCCCACAGCAACAGGAAAGAGTCTGCTGGTGTCTGGTTGGTGGGGGGTCGTCCGTCACCCCAACTACTTGGGAGACCTCATCATGGCTCTGGCCTGGTCAATACCCTGCG GCTTCGGTCATTTGCTGCCATGGTACTACATGATCTACTTCATCATCCTGCTGGTGCACCGGGACTCTCGGGACATGAGCGATTGCAGGAGGAAGTACGGCTCGGCTTGGGACGAATACTGCCGAACGGTCCGCTACCGGATCGTCCCCCGTGTCTACTGA
- the lbr gene encoding delta(14)-sterol reductase LBR isoform X2: protein MDGYSTRTMPSVKYHRGDTVMGRWPGSNLYYEVKVLGFEAKSQLYTVIYKDGTELELKEQDIRVGPELTNSSGFQPRSRSRSRSPGRRRSRSRSPARNTRRSSSRAAAAVAAAAITESAPLSRRDSKLKEMVEVRLSPLQPTLAAENNSNNKHENKDENNTAKKVNESEAKMEPEPEKNQNRYNLRRRKDDGEAKPQNLEITKVVTAPAVMVSNQLDFGGKIGAYFWLLFLPSWVLFVVLQVNLDDPSLINFPPPLPPLEAFWEARALGFVVLWILFQVLLYILPVGKLSEGMPLMSGERLKYRTNGFFAIVTSAAVVAAAVYQGVDVTYVHSHFLQLAVATFFLSVLLSVYLYIRSRYAPPDQQALGGSSGNVIYDFFKGHELNPRIQNFDLKFFCEMRPGLIGWCLINFAFALAEMKQQGLDTPSYAMILVNVCQLIYVVDGLWNEEAILTTMDLMHDGFGFMLAFGDLVWVPFTYTLQAYYLVSHPNPLSLSAVAAIVLLKLIGFYIFRKSNSEKNAFRRNPSDPKLSYLKTIPTATGKSLLVSGWWGVVRHPNYLGDLIMALAWSIPCGFGHLLPWYYMIYFIILLVHRDSRDMSDCRRKYGSAWDEYCRTVRYRIVPRVY, encoded by the exons atggatggatacagtacacgg ACAATGCCGAGTGTGAAGTACCATCGAGGGGACACGGTGATGGGCCGCTGGCCTGGCAGCAACCTATACTATGAAGTGAAGGTGCTGGGCTTTGaagccaaaagtcagctgtaCACAGTCATCTACAAGGACGGAACTGAGCTCGAGCTCAAGGAGCAGGACATCAGGGTAGGACCAGAACttaca aattcTTCTGGTTTCCAGCCGCGGTCCCGCTCTCGTTCCCGATCGCCGGGCCGCCGCCGCAGCCGCTCCCGCTCCCCGGCGAGAAACACGCGGCGCTCTTCCTcgcgggcggcggcggcggtcgcCGCCGCGGCAATAACAGAGAGCGCACCGTTGTCACGCAGGGATTCAAAGTTGAAGGAAATGGTTGAAGTCAGACTCAGTCCTCTG CAACCCACACTGGctgctgagaacaatagcaacAATAAGCATGAAAACAAAGACGAGAATAACACTGCAAAGAAAGTAAATGAG TCCGAGGCAAAGATGGAGCCAGAGCCTGAGAAGAACCAGAATCGTTACAATCTGCGCCGCAGAAAGGACGATGGTGAGGCCAAACCTCAAAATCTGGAGATTACCAAGGTGGTTACGGCTCCTGCTGTGATGGTCTCGAACCAACTTGACTTTGGGGGCAAAATTG GGGCATACTTCTGGCTGCTCTTCTTGCCATCCTGGGTTCTTTTTGTGGTTCTTCAAGTCAACTTGGACGACCCCAGCTTAATTAACTTCCCACCCCCTCTACCCCCCCTTGAAGCTTTCTGGGAGGCTCGGGCTCTAGGTTTTGTTGTCCTGTGGATCTTATTCCAGGTCCTGCTCTATATCCTGCCTGTGGGAAAG CTAAGTGAGGGCATGCCACTTATGTCTGGTGAGAGGCTGAAGTACAGAACCAACG GTTTCTTTGCCATTGTGACGAGTGCTGCGGTGGTTGCTGCAGCCGTCTATCAGGGAGTTGACGTCACCTACGTCCACAGCCATTTCTTGCAACTTGCTGTGGCTACCTTCTTCCTCTCCGTCCTGCTAAGCGTCTATCTGTACATCCGCTCCCGCTACGCACCCCCAGACCAGCAGGCGCTTGGGGGGAGCTCGG gGAATGTGATTTATGACTTCTTTAAGGGACATGAACTCAATCCCCGCATTCAaaattttgatttgaaattcTTCTGTGAGATGCGTCCGGGACTCATCGGCTGG TGCTTAATCAACTTTGCGTTCGCGCTGGCAGAGATGAAGCAGCAGGGTTTGGACACGCCATCCTATGCCATGATCCTCGTAAATGTCTGCCAGCTGATCTATGTAGTAGATGGCCTCTGGAATGAG GAGGCCATCTTGACCACCATGGACTTGATGCATGATGGCTTTGGCTTCATGCTGGCTTTTGGAGATCTGGTGTGGGTGCCTTTTACCTATACCCTGCAGGCCTATTATCTGGTCAGCCACCCAAACCCACTGAGCCTCTCAGCCGTTGCtgccattgtcttgctcaaAC TTATTGGCTTCTACATCTTTAGGAAATCCAACTCTGAGAAAAACGCCTTCAGGAGAAACCCATCAGACCCCAAACTGTCCT ACCTGAAGACCATTCCCACAGCAACAGGAAAGAGTCTGCTGGTGTCTGGTTGGTGGGGGGTCGTCCGTCACCCCAACTACTTGGGAGACCTCATCATGGCTCTGGCCTGGTCAATACCCTGCG GCTTCGGTCATTTGCTGCCATGGTACTACATGATCTACTTCATCATCCTGCTGGTGCACCGGGACTCTCGGGACATGAGCGATTGCAGGAGGAAGTACGGCTCGGCTTGGGACGAATACTGCCGAACGGTCCGCTACCGGATCGTCCCCCGTGTCTACTGA
- the lbr gene encoding delta(14)-sterol reductase LBR isoform X4, with translation MDGYSTRTMPSVKYHRGDTVMGRWPGSNLYYEVKVLGFEAKSQLYTVIYKDGTELELKEQDIRNSSGFQPRSRSRSRSPGRRRSRSRSPARNTRRSSSRAAAAVAAAAITESAPLSRRDSKLKEMVEVRLSPLQPTLAAENNSNNKHENKDENNTAKKVNESEAKMEPEPEKNQNRYNLRRRKDDGEAKPQNLEITKVVTAPAVMVSNQLDFGGKIGAYFWLLFLPSWVLFVVLQVNLDDPSLINFPPPLPPLEAFWEARALGFVVLWILFQVLLYILPVGKLSEGMPLMSGERLKYRTNGFFAIVTSAAVVAAAVYQGVDVTYVHSHFLQLAVATFFLSVLLSVYLYIRSRYAPPDQQALGGSSGNVIYDFFKGHELNPRIQNFDLKFFCEMRPGLIGWCLINFAFALAEMKQQGLDTPSYAMILVNVCQLIYVVDGLWNEEAILTTMDLMHDGFGFMLAFGDLVWVPFTYTLQAYYLVSHPNPLSLSAVAAIVLLKLIGFYIFRKSNSEKNAFRRNPSDPKLSYLKTIPTATGKSLLVSGWWGVVRHPNYLGDLIMALAWSIPCGFGHLLPWYYMIYFIILLVHRDSRDMSDCRRKYGSAWDEYCRTVRYRIVPRVY, from the exons atggatggatacagtacacgg ACAATGCCGAGTGTGAAGTACCATCGAGGGGACACGGTGATGGGCCGCTGGCCTGGCAGCAACCTATACTATGAAGTGAAGGTGCTGGGCTTTGaagccaaaagtcagctgtaCACAGTCATCTACAAGGACGGAACTGAGCTCGAGCTCAAGGAGCAGGACATCAGG aattcTTCTGGTTTCCAGCCGCGGTCCCGCTCTCGTTCCCGATCGCCGGGCCGCCGCCGCAGCCGCTCCCGCTCCCCGGCGAGAAACACGCGGCGCTCTTCCTcgcgggcggcggcggcggtcgcCGCCGCGGCAATAACAGAGAGCGCACCGTTGTCACGCAGGGATTCAAAGTTGAAGGAAATGGTTGAAGTCAGACTCAGTCCTCTG CAACCCACACTGGctgctgagaacaatagcaacAATAAGCATGAAAACAAAGACGAGAATAACACTGCAAAGAAAGTAAATGAG TCCGAGGCAAAGATGGAGCCAGAGCCTGAGAAGAACCAGAATCGTTACAATCTGCGCCGCAGAAAGGACGATGGTGAGGCCAAACCTCAAAATCTGGAGATTACCAAGGTGGTTACGGCTCCTGCTGTGATGGTCTCGAACCAACTTGACTTTGGGGGCAAAATTG GGGCATACTTCTGGCTGCTCTTCTTGCCATCCTGGGTTCTTTTTGTGGTTCTTCAAGTCAACTTGGACGACCCCAGCTTAATTAACTTCCCACCCCCTCTACCCCCCCTTGAAGCTTTCTGGGAGGCTCGGGCTCTAGGTTTTGTTGTCCTGTGGATCTTATTCCAGGTCCTGCTCTATATCCTGCCTGTGGGAAAG CTAAGTGAGGGCATGCCACTTATGTCTGGTGAGAGGCTGAAGTACAGAACCAACG GTTTCTTTGCCATTGTGACGAGTGCTGCGGTGGTTGCTGCAGCCGTCTATCAGGGAGTTGACGTCACCTACGTCCACAGCCATTTCTTGCAACTTGCTGTGGCTACCTTCTTCCTCTCCGTCCTGCTAAGCGTCTATCTGTACATCCGCTCCCGCTACGCACCCCCAGACCAGCAGGCGCTTGGGGGGAGCTCGG gGAATGTGATTTATGACTTCTTTAAGGGACATGAACTCAATCCCCGCATTCAaaattttgatttgaaattcTTCTGTGAGATGCGTCCGGGACTCATCGGCTGG TGCTTAATCAACTTTGCGTTCGCGCTGGCAGAGATGAAGCAGCAGGGTTTGGACACGCCATCCTATGCCATGATCCTCGTAAATGTCTGCCAGCTGATCTATGTAGTAGATGGCCTCTGGAATGAG GAGGCCATCTTGACCACCATGGACTTGATGCATGATGGCTTTGGCTTCATGCTGGCTTTTGGAGATCTGGTGTGGGTGCCTTTTACCTATACCCTGCAGGCCTATTATCTGGTCAGCCACCCAAACCCACTGAGCCTCTCAGCCGTTGCtgccattgtcttgctcaaAC TTATTGGCTTCTACATCTTTAGGAAATCCAACTCTGAGAAAAACGCCTTCAGGAGAAACCCATCAGACCCCAAACTGTCCT ACCTGAAGACCATTCCCACAGCAACAGGAAAGAGTCTGCTGGTGTCTGGTTGGTGGGGGGTCGTCCGTCACCCCAACTACTTGGGAGACCTCATCATGGCTCTGGCCTGGTCAATACCCTGCG GCTTCGGTCATTTGCTGCCATGGTACTACATGATCTACTTCATCATCCTGCTGGTGCACCGGGACTCTCGGGACATGAGCGATTGCAGGAGGAAGTACGGCTCGGCTTGGGACGAATACTGCCGAACGGTCCGCTACCGGATCGTCCCCCGTGTCTACTGA